ACCAAAGATGGAACTCATTCTATCCAATATTAAAACTGCTGTTGAGTCTACTTTCTTCTCTTGTGCATAGGCAATACTGAATGGCAAAATAAACAAACACCAAAAACATAACTTTTTCAACATATTGCTTGAGTTAAGTATGAAAAATAATACTCAATATAATTATACTTTTAAAAATCTCTTGTCTAAAGCGCTATATCTTTGCATCTTTTTGGTGAATAATGACAAACTGAACTAAATCCTCAATTGAGACATTAGCCCGTTCTGCTGCATCATTGATATCTTCCCGACTTACCTGTGCAGCAAAAGTTTTATCCTTTAATCTTTTCTTCACCCCTTTCACCTGCATCCCCTCATATCCTGTTGGCCTCATGAGTGAATACGCATGGATTAATCCACTCAACTCATCAAAGGCATAAAGCATTTTATCCATCTTTGTCTCTGGCTCCACTCCAAAATACCTAGGTCCATGGGAGGCTATCGCTCTAATAATTTCAGGATCAATTTTCCGGCTTTCCAACTCAAGTATAATCTTCTTGCAATGTTGCTCTGGCCATTGATCCCAATCAGCATCATGTAGCAAGCCTGCTAAATACCACTTATGCTGCTCCTCCAATGATAAGCTCTCGGATGCTGCAAACTCTTTCATTAAGTGAGCAACCTGTTTCATATGAACAATCAATTTTTCATTTTTCACCCAATCATTCAAGAGTTCCAAAGCCTCCTTTTCTGTAATTACATTTCCTGCATTTTCAGCACTACCAAAACTTGTTTTATTTAATTTAAGAGACGAGTTGACCATTTGAAATATATATTTTTGTATTTTATATTATAAATTATGTAATTTAAATTACTTTTTACTTAATTTTGAGATATGAATAGTGTCAAAGGTTTAGAGGTACTGGCCCAATTAGCAATCACTTCAGAATATATTATGCAAGTGACGATGGATAGATCTGGGGTTGTATTAAGTTCTGATTCAGGAATTGGTCCTGTTCCTTCTTTGTTTGACAAAACTCAAAAACCTGTTCATTTTTCGGATTGTTTTCTATCCACGGATTGGGTAAAGTATGAAAATAATCGATTAAAAGCCTGGAACAATCATCATCAATCTTTCAAAGTGGAATTACAAAAGATCAATTACCCTTCAGGCAATTTAATGAAAACCAGATGGGAATTTTTCTTTGTTTCGGAGGACTTTGGCACTTGCCTGGGAATAGGACATCCCGTAGACCAAATCAAACCCTATAATATTCAACTCGGGGATTTTATGGACAGTGAAGAGTCTTCTACCGAAATTCTTGATACGCTTTTGGAAGATAAAATTCTTGGATTTTGGGAATTCAATCCTTTAGAAAAAGTAAATACCATGAGTTCCGGATTGGCACAGACTTTAGGCTATTCTGAAAAAGAGATAGAAGAAAACAAAAATATTTCATGGGAGAAGCATATCCACGAAGAGGATTATCAGCAGCTCAAACATGACATCAAAAACCATTTTAAGGTCACTGGAAACATTCCTTTTAAAAAGGAGTTTCGTTTAGTCTCCAAAAGAAACCAAACACTTTGGACCATGGCATATGGTAAAACAATCCAATGGACAGAAGGTGGCTATCCAAAAAAAGTACAAGGGATCATCTTGGACATTACAGAAAAGAAAAAACAAGATCTCTGGCTGAAAGAACACCAGTATTTCTTGAAAGAATTAGCATTCCAGCAGTCCCATACATTAAGAGCAAGAGTAGCTAATATCATGGGACTTTTGGATATTCTTACCACTGAAGAACAAACAGGGGAAACCAAAAGGCTTTTGGACATCATTAAAAAAGAGACCACCCAATTAGACCAAGCTTTGAAAAAAAGCATCAAAGAGTCTGTAAACCAAAACAGAAACTTTGAAAAAGACCAAGGTCAATCTTTAGGAAGCTTAAAAACATCTAAAGATGCCTGATTTTCCATTTAGAGTTTAAATAGCCCCAAATAATCTTGGGGCTTAAGCTTTTTTTCCTCTTGCCACTTCCATCATATCCCACATCTCACTTGGAATCAAATCAAGGTTATTGAACTCGCCAGCACCTTTGATCCACTCTCCTCCATCTATCGTGATTACCTCACCATTCACATAGGCGGAAAAGTCTGAGACTAAATAAGCCGCCAAATTAGCTAGCTCTTGATGTTCGCCTACCCGACCCACTGGTACTTTTTTAGCTGGATCAAATTTCTTCACCAAATCGCCTGGGAGTAACCTAGACCAAGCACCTTCAGTTGGAAAAGGACCAGGAGCAATGGCATTAGACCTGATTCCATATTTAGCCCATTCTACCGCTAAAGATCTAGTCAAAGCTAGGACTCCTGCTTTTGCAGCTGCTGAAGGAACAACATAACCTGAACCAGTCCAGGCATAAGTAGTAACAATGTTTAAAAAGGTTCCCTTTTGCTTTTGATCTATCCAGTCTTTCCCTGCAATTAATGTCATCATGGAAGTGCCTTTGAGAACGATATCCAAAACTGTAGTAAAAGCATTCGTAGAAAGTCTTTCCGTAGGACTGATGAAATTTCCAGCCGCATTATTCAACACGACATGAATTTGGCCCAACTCTTCTTTAGCCTTCTTCCACATTGCTTCTATTTGCTCTTCTTGTCTTATATCACAAGAAATAGGAATTACTTTTCCTCCTTTATTACTCATCATTTCTTGTGCTGACTGGTCAAGAACATCCTGTTTTCTGGAGGTTATTACAATATTGGCTCCCAACTCCAAAAAATACTCTCCCATGGATTTCCCTAGTCCGGTACCACCACCTGTAATAAGTATATTTTTACCTTTTAATGCCCCTGGGCGAAGCATCCCTTCTGTATAAGTCATATTTTTTTAATCTATTCTATCCAAGATAGTCATTCGGCCTAGTAATTGAAAGAAAGATTCCTAAGCAAAAAAAATCTAATTTTATAGCTTACAATACTCAATGAAAAAGTTCAACTTCCTTTACATATTGCTCGCAATAGGTCTGTTCTCTTGCCAAGAAGCCGAGGACAAACATATAAGTACCGATTTACCTACCGAGGCCACTCAGCTTTTTGAATTATCTACAGCATACAGTGAAAGTTTATACTTTGGGTTATTGAGCTTTGAAGAATATCTCGCGATGGATTCCACAAGCATTCTTCCAGGATGTCCAGCCTTTGAAGTAAGCGAAGAAACGAAAACAGTCACTTTGGATTTTGATGCAGCAACTGAATGTGAGCAAAGTGGAACCTATGAAAGATCTGGAAAGCTAATAGTTAAATTTTCATTGGCTGAAACACCTTCAAGCCATTGGATACTTGAATACGATGATTATACTTTTCAAAAGACTAAGCTAAGAGGGATACGTAATTTCAGGAAATCTGACACGGGTGAGATCACAGAATCCTTTGACCCCATTACTCAGGTCACTGAAAATGAACTCACTTCAATTTATTCTGGCTTTATGACTCACCAAAAAGCAGAGACAGTTTCTAATTCCCTAGGGATAATTTCTGGTGGCACCATATCTGGAAGGAATGCAGCAGGAAGGGATTTTTCCATAACAATCCCAGACGAAAGGCTTATGTTGACCTCTTGCTTTCAATCCAATCAGCTTATTCCTGTAAATGGTTCAGAAACTTGGATCATCCAAAGAGGAAATGACCGGCAGGTAATACATAAGCTCACCTACGAATTGATCGATTCCTGTCAGGTTGCAGCTAATGTGATTCTTTCTGATGGAAGAAAATTACTTCTCAATCCATAAAAAAAGGCAGCTAATTAGCTGCCTTTTTCTTTCTTAAATTTTATCAGATTAGTATCTGTAATATTCAGGCTTAAATGGCCCTTCTACAGTTACACCAATGTATTCTGCTTGTTCTTGAGAAAGTGTTTCTAATTCTACACCTAATTTGGATAAGTGAAGAGCAGCAACTTTTTCGTCAAGATGCTTAGGCAAAACATAAACTCCTGGCTGATAGGATTTATGGTTTTCCCACAATTCCAACTGCGCAAGTGTTTGGTTAGTGAAGGAGTTTGACATCACAAAAGATGGGTGACCCGTAGCACAACCAAGGTTCACTAATCTACCTTCTGCCAAAATGATCAACTCTTTTCCATCCAAGTCATAAAGGTCAACCTGAGGTTTGATCACATTTTTTGTATGGCCATAGTTTTTATTCAACCAAGCCATATCGATTTCATTATCGAAGTGACCAATATTACAAACAATAGCTTTGTCCTTCATTGCTTTAAAATGCTCACCAGAAAGAATGTCTTTGTTTCCAGTAGCTGTCACAATGATATCTGCCTCTTTAACTGCATCTGCCATTTTCTTCACAGCAAATCCATCCATTGCCGCTTGAAGCGCACAAATTGGATCGATTTCAGTAACAACTACACGTGCACCAGCACCTCTCAATGAAGCTGCAGATCCTTTTCCAACATCTCCATATCCTGCTACTACTGCAACTTTTCCAGCCATCATCACATCTGTCGCTCTTCTGATCGCATCCACTAATGACTCTTTACAGCCATATTTATTATCAAACTTAGACTTGGTTACAGAATCATTCACGTTGATTGCTGGCATTGGAAGAGTTCCGTTCTTCATTCTCTCATACAATCTATGAACACCTGTAGTAGTTTCCTCAGACAATCCTCTGATATCCGCCACAAGCTCTGGGTATTGATCTAGAACCATATTGGTCAAATCACCACCATCATCCAAGATCATATTTAAAGGCTGACGCTCTTCACCGAAGAATAAGGTCTGCTCTATACACCAGTCAAACTCCTCATCGGAAAGACCTTTCCAAGCATAAACTGAAATACCTGCTGCTGCAATTGCTGCTGCTGCATGGTCTTGGGTAGAGAAAATATTACAAGAAGACCAAGTTACTTCAGCACCTAACTCAACTAAAGTCTCGATTAAAACGGCTGTCTGAATAGTCATATGAAGACATCCTGCAATTCTAGCCCCTTTTAATGGCTTGCTTTCGCCAAATTCTTCTCGAAGCGCCATTAAACCAGGCATTTCTGCTTCTGCAAGTTTGATTTCTTTTCTCCCCCACTCTGCAAGAGAAATGTCTTTTACCTTATACTTCACGTATTTTTCAGACTTAGTTTCTGACATATTATTGATAGTTAAAGAATTAATTCACTTAAAACTCCGGCAAATGTACCGCTTAAAATCCATATTCTAAAATCTGGAGACTACTCTAAAAACTTAACCTCCTTTAAATCAAAGATCCTTTTTTCTCCAGTTTCGGTTAAAATTTCAAGCCTTCCGTAGGAATCTATTCCTGAAATTTCACCCATAAATTCTCGACCTTCAGCCTCAAACTTTGCCAATTCATTTATTAAATAAAGGTGTGTTAAGTATTCAATTTTTATCTCTTGATGTTTCCCTTTTTTTAGCTGAACATAGCTTTGTTCTATGTGCGTTACAATCAATCTAAATAACTCTTCAAGATCGAAATTGTTGCCAGTGACCTTGGATAAAGAAGTTGCTTTTGAATGATTAAAATCTACTTGATTGATATTCAGACCTACCCCCACAACACTGTAATCCCATAAACTTCCCGAAAATGTGTTTTCAATCAAGATTCCACCAATTTTACCAAACCCTGGCACTACCAAGTCATTAGGCCATTTTACTTTTAAAAAGGGGATATATTCTTGAAGAATCCTTCGGATACCATTTGAAACACACATATTGAGTAAAAACTGTTCGCTTGTATCCAAAAAGTCAGGTTTTAGTACCAATGAAAAAGTCAGGTTTTTCCCGGGTTCAGAAATCCAATTATTCCCCCTTTGTCCCTTCCCTTTTGTTTGGTGCTGACAGATGACGATACTGCCTTCCGAAGCTTGTCGCAACCTGACCATCTGTATGGCCGTGTCATTAGTAGAGTGACAGTCTGGCAGGAAATGAACATCTTTCCCCAAAAAAATGGTATTGGCAAGAATTTTATACATAAATTTTAGGTTCGCTGGAAAAGAGTTAAAATTACCCGGCACCCAAAATTAAACTAATAATATGACAGCAGAAGAGCTGAGCAAAGTAATCATCAACGGAATGGAGGAAAAAAAAGCCTCGAACATTGTATTGATGGACCTAAGACATATTAAAGACTCCGTTTCAGATTTTTTTGTGATCTGCTCTGGAAATTCAGACACCCAAATAGAAGCCATTTCCGATTCGATTGAAGAGCAAGTGATCAAAGCTGGGGATGAAAACCCCTGGAGGAGTGAAGGAAAAAATAGTAAAAACTGGATTTTGATGGATTATGTGAACGTAGTTGCCCATATTTTCCTTAAAGAGAAGCGGGAGTTTTATGGATTGGAAGATCTTTGGGGAGATGCTAAAATCACCCACTTTGGCTAAAATGCTTCAAACTTTACCAAAACTATCCCGTTTTACCTTAAGTTTACAGAATTACACACTAAGCGATGAGCGATAAAAATAAAAACAAAAAATTTGTACCCAAGACACCACAACAAAAACCAAATTTTCAACTTTGGTTGATTATTGCGGCTGTGTTGGTACTTCTTGGCCTTACCTGGTTGCAAAACAGGTCGGCTGTCATTGACATTACACAGAAGAAATTTGAGGATATGTACCTAGCAGGTGATGTATCCAAGGTGATGATGGTAAAAAATATGGAGCGAGTGGATATCACTCTTAAGCCTTCTGTTTTATCAGAGCCTAAGTATAAAAACGAATTAGAGTCTGGCTCCACCTTTTTCAATCCCTCTGGCCCTCACTATTCCTTCCAAGTGGCCTCTGTGGATAAATTTGCCAATGACTTTGACGCTTTAAAAGAAAAAGCTTCACCTGAAAACAGAATCGATCTTGAGGTTTCTACAGAAGAAAATTGGAGCTCTTATTTTAGCAGCTTCGGTTTCCTGATCTTGCTGTTTGTGTTTTTCTGGTTTATGATGAGAAGAATGGCAGGTCCGTCTGGTCCTGGTGGCCAGATCTTCAATGTAGGTAAGTCCAAGGCACAATTATTTGATGCGGAAAACAAAGTCAAAATTACTTTTGACAATGTGGCAGGTCTGGATGAAGCCAAAGAAGAGATTCAGGAAATCGTCGAATTCCTTAAAAACCCAAGTAAATTCACCAAACTAGGTGGAAA
Above is a window of Algoriphagus machipongonensis DNA encoding:
- a CDS encoding HD domain-containing protein, which gives rise to MVNSSLKLNKTSFGSAENAGNVITEKEALELLNDWVKNEKLIVHMKQVAHLMKEFAASESLSLEEQHKWYLAGLLHDADWDQWPEQHCKKIILELESRKIDPEIIRAIASHGPRYFGVEPETKMDKMLYAFDELSGLIHAYSLMRPTGYEGMQVKGVKKRLKDKTFAAQVSREDINDAAERANVSIEDLVQFVIIHQKDAKI
- a CDS encoding PAS domain-containing protein; this translates as MNSVKGLEVLAQLAITSEYIMQVTMDRSGVVLSSDSGIGPVPSLFDKTQKPVHFSDCFLSTDWVKYENNRLKAWNNHHQSFKVELQKINYPSGNLMKTRWEFFFVSEDFGTCLGIGHPVDQIKPYNIQLGDFMDSEESSTEILDTLLEDKILGFWEFNPLEKVNTMSSGLAQTLGYSEKEIEENKNISWEKHIHEEDYQQLKHDIKNHFKVTGNIPFKKEFRLVSKRNQTLWTMAYGKTIQWTEGGYPKKVQGIILDITEKKKQDLWLKEHQYFLKELAFQQSHTLRARVANIMGLLDILTTEEQTGETKRLLDIIKKETTQLDQALKKSIKESVNQNRNFEKDQGQSLGSLKTSKDA
- a CDS encoding SDR family oxidoreductase; the protein is MTYTEGMLRPGALKGKNILITGGGTGLGKSMGEYFLELGANIVITSRKQDVLDQSAQEMMSNKGGKVIPISCDIRQEEQIEAMWKKAKEELGQIHVVLNNAAGNFISPTERLSTNAFTTVLDIVLKGTSMMTLIAGKDWIDQKQKGTFLNIVTTYAWTGSGYVVPSAAAKAGVLALTRSLAVEWAKYGIRSNAIAPGPFPTEGAWSRLLPGDLVKKFDPAKKVPVGRVGEHQELANLAAYLVSDFSAYVNGEVITIDGGEWIKGAGEFNNLDLIPSEMWDMMEVARGKKA
- the ahcY gene encoding adenosylhomocysteinase, with amino-acid sequence MSETKSEKYVKYKVKDISLAEWGRKEIKLAEAEMPGLMALREEFGESKPLKGARIAGCLHMTIQTAVLIETLVELGAEVTWSSCNIFSTQDHAAAAIAAAGISVYAWKGLSDEEFDWCIEQTLFFGEERQPLNMILDDGGDLTNMVLDQYPELVADIRGLSEETTTGVHRLYERMKNGTLPMPAINVNDSVTKSKFDNKYGCKESLVDAIRRATDVMMAGKVAVVAGYGDVGKGSAASLRGAGARVVVTEIDPICALQAAMDGFAVKKMADAVKEADIIVTATGNKDILSGEHFKAMKDKAIVCNIGHFDNEIDMAWLNKNYGHTKNVIKPQVDLYDLDGKELIILAEGRLVNLGCATGHPSFVMSNSFTNQTLAQLELWENHKSYQPGVYVLPKHLDEKVAALHLSKLGVELETLSQEQAEYIGVTVEGPFKPEYYRY
- a CDS encoding biotin--[acetyl-CoA-carboxylase] ligase; its protein translation is MYKILANTIFLGKDVHFLPDCHSTNDTAIQMVRLRQASEGSIVICQHQTKGKGQRGNNWISEPGKNLTFSLVLKPDFLDTSEQFLLNMCVSNGIRRILQEYIPFLKVKWPNDLVVPGFGKIGGILIENTFSGSLWDYSVVGVGLNINQVDFNHSKATSLSKVTGNNFDLEELFRLIVTHIEQSYVQLKKGKHQEIKIEYLTHLYLINELAKFEAEGREFMGEISGIDSYGRLEILTETGEKRIFDLKEVKFLE
- the rsfS gene encoding ribosome silencing factor, producing MTAEELSKVIINGMEEKKASNIVLMDLRHIKDSVSDFFVICSGNSDTQIEAISDSIEEQVIKAGDENPWRSEGKNSKNWILMDYVNVVAHIFLKEKREFYGLEDLWGDAKITHFG